A portion of the Hydractinia symbiolongicarpus strain clone_291-10 chromosome 10, HSymV2.1, whole genome shotgun sequence genome contains these proteins:
- the LOC130613157 gene encoding uncharacterized protein LOC130613157 → MEKYLVIFFFVFLSSWHIDATSSCISVLNGEKCAQIQAAGQVIAKRIKQSDNIIQNALFRSIHESQLIVDASMKYLKTESLKVKVAHPGVTPIESSQLKAAEKLIVGVTVRSVKNGNHKFWQVFRKACKLLLKDERVASILLHYSAGKTAKRSAPTLNSLSGILKSLEPELKTLLTSVELELKGASKNAFSFFADSLKILLNGKVQIDFDQTKANLEQFLLGSVNVTLESAFHQSSIILKEAVQQVEIIDSLVETLKQDSRRLSEALHPARILISEALNDIQYDGNSANLQNKFVSTLKSLKDTYIEIKSTVTS, encoded by the exons atggaaaaatatctggtaatttttttcttcgtatTTTTATCCAGTTGGCACATCGATGCAACGTCGTCTTGTATATCCGTTTTAAATGGTGAGAAATGCGCACAGATTCAAGCAGCTGGACAAGTAATAGCGAAGCGCATAAAACAAAGCGATAATATCATCCAGAATGCTTTGTTTCGATCTATACACGAATCACAACTTATCGTAGATGCATCTATGAAATATTTAAAGACCGAATCCTTGAAAGTAAAAGTGGCGCATCCTGGAGTTA CACCAATCGAATCATCCCAGTTAAAAGCAGCAGAGAAACTGATTGTTGGCGTGACAGTAAGAAGTGTTAAAAATGGAAATCACAAGTTCTGGCAAGTGTTTCGAAAAGCATGCAAGTTGCTTCTTAAGGATGAAAGAGTTGCAAGCATTTTGCTCCATTATTCGGCTGGAAAAACAG CAAAACGTTCAGCACCGACCTTGAATAGTTTGAGTGGTATATTGAAGAGTTTGGAACCGGAATTAAAAACATTATTGACATCTGTGGAATTGGAGTTGAAGGGTGCATCTAAGAACGcctttagtttttttgctgataGTTTAAAGATTTTGCTAAATGGGAAAGTTCAGATAG ATTTCGATCAAACAAAAGCAAATCTAGAGCAATTTTTGTTAGGCTCAGTAAACGTAACTTTAGAATCAGCATTTCATCAGTCGTCCATCATACTCAAAGAAGCAGTCCAGCAGGTTGAAATTATTGACAGTTTGGTCGAGACATTAAAAcaag ATTCCCGTCGGTTATCTGAAGCACTTCATCCAGCGAGAATACTTATCTCTGAAGCTCTCAACGATATACAGTACGATGGAAATAGCGccaatttgcaaaataaatttgTCTCAACTTTAAAGTCACTAAAAGACACGTACATTGAAATAAAATCAACCGTGACGTCATAA
- the LOC130613295 gene encoding uncharacterized protein LOC130613295 — protein sequence MYTITLAFALFACAYGLEVPDVTGPTPPPVPCPNSMCSGQADGNYNYDHPGNGKKENYFVQCVGGKSYCQACWPKTLKFKKECNQCMYSIDDPCYTTKSWIAPVTYTCPDECPSRGPTFQGNIADPAEDRHFVACWNGVTVGCVNCPAGLLFNEYENACLYEGKYLTKPSK from the exons ATGTACACAATCACTCTTGCTTTCGCTCTCTTTGCAT GTGCATATGGTCTTGAAGTGCCAGATGTGACTGGACCAACTCCTCCACCAGTTCCAT GCCCTAACAGCATGTGCTCTGGCCAGGCCGATGGGAATTACAACTACGACCATCCAGGAAATGGCAAAAAGGAAAACTATTTTGTACAATGTGTAGGTGGAAAGTCTTATTGTCAAGCGTGTTGGCCAAAAACTTTGAAATTCAAGAAAGAATGTAATCAGTGCATGTACAGTATTGATG ATCCGTGCTACACCACAAAATCTTGGATTGCACCGGTAACATATACCTGCCCTGATGAGTGTCCATCACGTGGACCTACCTTCCAAGGCAACATTGCCGATCCAGCTGAAGACAGACATTTCGTTGCTTGCTGGAATGGAGTGACTGTTGGTTGTGTCAACTGTCCAGCTGGTTTATtgttcaatgaatatgaaaatgCATGTCTGTATGAAGGGAAATACCTTACTAAACCATCAAAGTAA